A stretch of Limanda limanda chromosome 7, fLimLim1.1, whole genome shotgun sequence DNA encodes these proteins:
- the znf385a gene encoding zinc finger protein 385A produces the protein MLQPHLDLKPFLQFPMETQHPAHSMNLFHNFSTMDPVQKAVINHTFGVPLVKTKRPVISCNVCQIRFNSESQAEAHYKGNRHARRVKGIETSKTRPQEGDKPHTVPPSCSPSPPGPPSIISDIEPSKADEPRLLSQLNVHLLAPGPLPNLPTLPIPPATPMDTSGPTVCPLLPTLTPPLIPPSPSPGCGSGGAPSEQLGSGAGAGAASASSSPSNPETEEDKAKKLLYCSLCKVAVNSLSQLEAHNKGTKHKTILEARSGLGPIKAYPRLGPKPIGEQGGGPVDPNTQERTFHCEICNVRVNSELQLKQHISSRRHRDGMAGKPNPLLSRHKKHRGADLTSTLTFSKDLTKALGAGLLPSPLAVAAAMAAAASSNQMALRVAASGQHAHHHHHHLLQGPPLSHAILRPAPGPMRTTHGPILFSPY, from the exons ATGGACCCGGTGCAGAAGGCGGTGATCAACCACACCTTTGGAGTTCCTCTGGTCAAAACCAAGCGGCCAGTCATCTCCTGTAACGTCTGCCAGATCCGTTTCAACTCAGAG AGTCAGGCAGAAGCGCATTACAAAGGAAACCGCCACGCCAGGAGAGTCAAAGGCATCGAAACCTCCAAGACTCGTCCTCAGGAGGGGGACAAGCCTCACACTGTGCCCCCCTCCTGCTCCCCGTCTCCGCCCGGACCCCCGAGCATCATCTCAGACATTGAGCCCAGCAAAGCCG ATGAACCACGGCTTCTTTCACAGTTAAATGTGCACCTGCTGGCCCCGGGGCCCCTTCCAAACCTTCCCACCCTTCCCATCCCGCCCGCCACGCCCATGGACACCTCCGGGCCCACAGTGTGCCCCCTCCTGCCCACCCTCACCCCTCCCTTGATCCCCCCTTCCCCCTCCCCAGGCTGCGGCAGTGGTGGCGCCCCCTCGGAGCAGCTGGGATCCGGAGCGGGAGCCGGCGCCGCCTCGGCCTCCAGCAGCCCGTCCAAcccagagacagaggaggacaaggCCAAGAAGCTGCTGTACTGCTCACTGTGCAAGGTGGCAGTCAACTCATTGTCACAGCTGGAGGCCCACAACAAag GTACCAAACACAAAACTATCCTGGAGGCACGGAGCGGGCTGGGCCCCATCAAGGCGTATCCTCGCCTGGGCCCCAAACCCATTGGAGAGCAGGGAGGGGGGCCGGTGGACCCCAACACTCAGGAAAGAACCTTCCACTGTGAGATTTGCAACGTGCGGGTCAACTCCGAACTACAACTCAAACAG CACATATCAAGTCGAAGGCACCGGGACGGCATGGCGGGCAAGCCTAACCCACTCCTCAGCCGACACAAGAAGCACAGGGGAGCTGATCTGACG TCTACTTTGACCTTCTCCAAGGATCTCACCAAAGCTTTGGGTGCGGGCCTCTTGCCCAGCCCCTTGGCTGTTGCTGCAGCAATGGCCGCTGCAGCCTCGTCGAACCAGATGGCCCTCCGAGTGGCAGCGTCCGGGCAACACGcgcaccatcatcatcatcacctatTGCAAGGCCCACCTCTCAGCCACGCCATCCTAAGACCTGCTCCGGGGCCCATGCGCACCACCCACGGGCCAATCCTCTTCTCCCCTTACTGA